AATTGTCCCAATCCATACAGTTCCAACTTCTACCCTACCAAAACGAATTTAAAGATCCCGAATTGCGCAAAAAAGCAAGGGCCTTTCAATCCCGGTTTATTCGCAACTTCTATTTACATCCCGTTATTTGGTGGAGAATTTCAAACCATTTCTTCGCCCATTCGTTGGATTTTCTTCAAAATACCTTTTCCCTGCTGGGTTATCTCTTTACCAGAAATAAGAAAATCAAACGAAAAGACTATATTTAGACTTACTTTGTCCCCATGAAAATTTCCATCATCGTTACCTGTTACAACAACTCCGGTAGTTTGCCCGAGCTGTGGGAACGATTGCAGAAATTGAGCGAAAAACCCATTTTCCAAAACCATTTCTTCGAGTTTTTGTTTGTCGACGACGGCTCAGAAGATTCCACCTACTCGGTTCTTCAACAGTTCCAATCCTTTCATAACCATGAAGTTGTGCTGGTTAAACTCACTCGAAATTTTGGCTCCTACAACAGCTTTTTGGCCGGAATGAGTCATGCAGGAGGCCAGGCCAACGTTTACCTCCATGCCGATTTACAAGATCCACCCGAATTGATTGAGGAAATGTTTACCTACTTTCTGAAAGATATTCCCTTGGTCATTGCCCACCGCGAAAGCCGGGAAGATGGCAGCATATTTTCATCCCTTTACCACTGGATGGTGAGAAAATTTGCCATTCAAAAAACCCCGCCGGGCGGCTTCGACCTCCTCCTTTTTCACGAAAAAATCCGAAACGATGTAGTTGCCATTTCCGAAAAAAGCACTAACAACGTATACCTTATCAATTGGCTTGGCTATCCGTTTGTTCAAATTCCATACAAGCGTTTAAAGCGCAGACATGGAAAATCACAATGGTCCTTGCGCAAAAAGGCTCATTTGTTTATCGACACTGTCTTTTCATTCACCAATTTACCCCTCGATTTCATCCGATTCTTGGGCTTTTTATCCATCATAAACCTGGGTTTAGCAGGCTATTTTTTGGTTTTCCAAGGTTCATCCATCTCCCATCAGCTCTGGTTTTGGACCTCCACTATCTTGTTCATGTTAGGTATGTTGGGCATCATTTTGGGCGAATACCTCTTCCGGGTGCACGAAACCGTTCGCAATCGCCCTAATTTTGTGGTTGAATCTCGTATCAAACAATAATTTCCATTCCCTTTTCCGGATTTTGGCGGGCCCCCTCCGCCTACTCCATTAGGTGCAAAATTCCTATCATTTTCAATAGGCGTTCGGGTCACGCTATCGGCTGTAGTCCTCGTCCACCTAGGCTAACGCCGTAGGTGTCCTGTGGGCTACTTGCCTCTATCGTTGCCCGAGGGTGCAAACCCAAGCTATGGAGGTTGAAACCGGCCTTGGTAAAAGCCGGAACCGGTAATGCCAACTTAATAAATACCTTGCTTAAACCAATTGACCATTTCTGAAACTCC
This portion of the Bacteroidia bacterium genome encodes:
- a CDS encoding glycosyltransferase family 2 protein yields the protein MKISIIVTCYNNSGSLPELWERLQKLSEKPIFQNHFFEFLFVDDGSEDSTYSVLQQFQSFHNHEVVLVKLTRNFGSYNSFLAGMSHAGGQANVYLHADLQDPPELIEEMFTYFLKDIPLVIAHRESREDGSIFSSLYHWMVRKFAIQKTPPGGFDLLLFHEKIRNDVVAISEKSTNNVYLINWLGYPFVQIPYKRLKRRHGKSQWSLRKKAHLFIDTVFSFTNLPLDFIRFLGFLSIINLGLAGYFLVFQGSSISHQLWFWTSTILFMLGMLGIILGEYLFRVHETVRNRPNFVVESRIKQ